The Treponema medium genome has a window encoding:
- a CDS encoding integrase catalytic domain-containing protein, with the protein MGLDMKTKKKLSEETAKRYCTAAKKQKTKILDEFIATTGYNRKYAIHVLKNSAYVKLTHFNNVARQSVQVITKTRKKRNYEKYYGQDVQQEVIRLWIFSMYLCAKRLVPFIRDNIDYFAQKFSYDEKLKAKLARISSATVGRILKPEIPKHSIRGISTTRPVKNLNKLIPIRTFFDWDERKPGFFEVDTVANCGISTQGQYICTLTLTDVHSGWTENRALLNKAHRWVKEAIEDVKEKLPFQMKGIDSDNGSEFKNTQLLQWCKSNEIIFTRSRSYKKNDNCFVEQKNDSVVRHIVGYYRFEGEAARAVMADLYQQYNKLVNFFFPSMKIISKKRIDAKVIKKYDTAKTPYCRLMESSDVSEAVKAELCRRKNNLDLQQLLETTQSLQSKLISMAQPWT; encoded by the coding sequence ATGGGGTTAGACATGAAAACAAAAAAGAAATTGAGCGAAGAAACGGCAAAACGGTATTGTACGGCAGCAAAGAAACAAAAGACGAAAATCCTCGATGAGTTCATCGCAACAACCGGTTACAATCGAAAGTATGCCATTCACGTTCTGAAAAACAGTGCATACGTAAAACTCACGCACTTTAACAATGTCGCAAGACAGAGCGTACAGGTTATTACAAAGACACGTAAAAAGCGGAACTATGAAAAATACTACGGTCAAGACGTACAACAAGAAGTCATCCGGCTGTGGATTTTTTCGATGTATCTGTGTGCAAAACGGCTCGTGCCGTTCATTCGGGATAATATCGATTACTTTGCTCAAAAGTTCAGCTATGATGAAAAACTGAAAGCAAAACTCGCCCGCATATCAAGCGCGACAGTCGGCAGGATTCTTAAACCGGAAATCCCAAAACATTCCATCCGCGGTATTTCAACAACACGACCTGTAAAGAATCTTAATAAGCTCATCCCCATCCGTACCTTTTTCGATTGGGATGAACGGAAGCCGGGTTTTTTTGAGGTTGACACCGTTGCCAACTGCGGCATAAGTACCCAAGGACAGTATATTTGCACGCTTACCCTTACCGATGTTCATTCAGGCTGGACGGAAAATAGAGCCCTTTTAAACAAAGCTCATCGTTGGGTAAAAGAAGCAATAGAAGATGTGAAAGAGAAGCTCCCGTTTCAGATGAAAGGTATTGATAGCGACAACGGAAGTGAGTTCAAAAATACACAGCTGTTGCAATGGTGTAAAAGTAATGAGATTATCTTCACTCGGAGCCGATCGTATAAAAAGAATGATAATTGTTTTGTTGAACAGAAAAATGATAGTGTCGTAAGGCACATTGTCGGTTACTATCGCTTTGAGGGAGAAGCTGCGCGAGCGGTTATGGCTGACCTTTATCAGCAGTATAATAAGCTCGTCAATTTCTTTTTTCCTTCGATGAAAATTATTTCAAAAAAACGGATAGACGCAAAGGTCATAAAAAAATATGATACGGCAAAGACTCCGTATTGCAGGCTGATGGAAAGCTCTGATGTAAGCGAGGCGGTAAAAGCTGAGCTGTGCCGCAGGAAGAACAACTTGGATTTACAACAGCTGCTTGAAACAACGCAAAGCTTGCAAAGTAAACTTATCTCTATGGCTCAACCTTGGACATAG
- the sdaAB gene encoding L-serine ammonia-lyase, iron-sulfur-dependent subunit beta: MNVFDIIGPIMIGPSSSHTAGAVRIGLMSRLLLGTPAVKAYIRLHGSFAQTYKGHGTDRALAAGIMGMQTDDERIRRSLQIAKEIGLAITFEPTVIPDAHPNTAEITLTDANGKTVCVQGASVGGGNIVITKIDGREVKITGQSPTIIVVHNDIPGMIAAVTALMAQYKLNVYNFNLARDKKGGTAIMTLQIDGRSLGEDLQAAIEKIPGVTKVIFVRPF, from the coding sequence ATGAATGTATTTGATATAATTGGTCCCATCATGATCGGCCCATCCAGTTCCCATACAGCCGGAGCGGTAAGAATTGGTTTAATGAGCAGACTGTTGCTGGGTACCCCTGCAGTAAAGGCATATATCAGACTGCATGGCTCTTTTGCGCAAACGTACAAGGGGCACGGAACTGACCGTGCACTCGCAGCCGGAATTATGGGTATGCAAACTGATGATGAACGCATCAGAAGGAGCTTGCAAATAGCCAAAGAAATCGGACTTGCCATTACTTTTGAACCGACGGTAATTCCCGATGCTCATCCGAATACGGCTGAAATCACCTTAACCGATGCAAACGGAAAAACCGTGTGCGTACAAGGAGCATCCGTCGGCGGCGGCAACATCGTTATCACTAAAATAGATGGTCGGGAGGTAAAAATTACCGGTCAATCTCCGACGATTATCGTGGTACACAATGACATACCGGGAATGATCGCCGCAGTAACTGCATTGATGGCTCAGTATAAACTCAATGTCTATAATTTCAACCTTGCTCGGGACAAAAAGGGCGGAACCGCAATCATGACATTACAGATTGACGGGCGCTCCCTTGGAGAAGACTTGCAAGCCGCTATCGAGAAAATACCCGGCGTTACCAAGGTGATTTTTGTTCGACCGTTCTAA
- the rpsF gene encoding 30S ribosomal protein S6, whose amino-acid sequence MRKYELMIVFPIEEAQFKPGIEDVRSVLGDFSVQIDSEDPFGDRELTYEIKKRTKGRYVLFNIHAEPDRIIEIDRKFKLNQNLLTFLFIRIDE is encoded by the coding sequence ATGAGAAAGTATGAATTGATGATTGTCTTTCCTATTGAGGAAGCGCAGTTCAAGCCGGGCATTGAAGACGTCCGATCCGTTTTGGGTGACTTCAGCGTCCAAATTGATTCCGAAGACCCGTTCGGAGATCGCGAATTAACGTATGAAATCAAAAAAAGAACAAAAGGTCGCTATGTATTGTTCAATATTCATGCCGAACCGGATAGGATTATCGAAATAGACCGCAAGTTTAAGCTCAATCAAAACCTTTTGACTTTTTTATTTATCAGAATTGATGAATAA
- the sdaAA gene encoding L-serine ammonia-lyase, iron-sulfur-dependent, subunit alpha, giving the protein MLSYESISELYKTAETQHKRIREIVLEDQAAQLEQPEESLIMRMEENLTVMLEAIENGSKQGVKSTSGLTGGDAYRLKQTIAEGKHLCGDLMSNAIQMAMAVSEINAAMGKIVATPTAGSCGILPGALGALLKVRGIPRKEVVLSLFTAGAIGMVVANKASIAGASGGCQAECGTASAMAAACIVELLGGTPEMAAHAVAITLKCILGLVCDPVAGLVEIPCIKRNASGVTLAFTAAELALAGIKSAIPVDETIESLKRVGDGLPASLRETAQGGLAITPTGQTFERQVFGTRSPLTGSPCSTCGSCGS; this is encoded by the coding sequence ATGCTTAGTTATGAATCAATCAGCGAATTATATAAAACGGCGGAAACGCAGCATAAGCGTATCAGGGAGATTGTATTAGAAGATCAAGCAGCTCAGCTTGAACAGCCGGAAGAATCGCTTATTATGCGAATGGAAGAAAACTTGACAGTCATGCTAGAGGCAATTGAGAACGGTAGTAAACAGGGGGTTAAATCGACCAGCGGATTAACCGGTGGAGATGCATACCGTCTAAAACAGACGATTGCGGAAGGTAAACACCTTTGCGGAGATCTTATGTCAAATGCTATTCAGATGGCAATGGCAGTATCCGAAATAAACGCCGCGATGGGGAAAATTGTTGCAACTCCTACAGCCGGTTCTTGTGGAATCTTACCCGGGGCATTAGGCGCCTTGTTAAAAGTACGCGGTATCCCGCGGAAAGAAGTAGTACTGTCGCTGTTTACCGCCGGAGCTATCGGCATGGTGGTTGCAAATAAGGCATCGATTGCGGGGGCTTCAGGCGGCTGCCAAGCTGAGTGCGGCACCGCTTCCGCAATGGCGGCTGCTTGTATTGTGGAACTCTTAGGCGGCACACCGGAGATGGCAGCGCATGCCGTGGCAATAACCCTCAAGTGCATATTGGGTCTGGTGTGCGACCCCGTTGCAGGCCTCGTGGAAATCCCCTGCATTAAACGGAATGCTTCCGGCGTGACACTTGCTTTTACCGCTGCGGAACTGGCACTTGCAGGGATTAAAAGCGCAATTCCCGTTGACGAAACCATCGAATCTCTCAAACGGGTTGGTGACGGACTTCCGGCATCGCTTCGCGAAACCGCTCAAGGAGGTTTAGCGATAACCCCAACCGGTCAAACCTTTGAACGGCAAGTCTTCGGTACGCGCTCGCCACTAACCGGCAGTCCATGCAGTACCTGCGGCTCATGCGGTAGCTGA
- the tpiA gene encoding triose-phosphate isomerase codes for MRRYFIAGNWKMHKTKGEAVDLAKGVVEAVKGGKHKYMIAPSFTALDAVSQVVKGSNVLLGAQNMSTDEQGAHTGEVSVLQLKDLGVQVVILGHSERRHIYGETDAMINKKVRLALRHGLEVILCVGELLEEREAGQAETVCATQTEKGLEGVTAQELARVTIAYEPVWAIGTGKTATPEDADAIHAHIRSVIAKLYGKAAADAMVIQYGGSMKAENAKTLLAKENIDGGLIGGAALKAETFAPIALCE; via the coding sequence ATGCGTAGATATTTTATTGCAGGTAACTGGAAAATGCACAAAACAAAGGGAGAAGCCGTAGATTTGGCAAAAGGTGTGGTGGAGGCTGTCAAAGGCGGAAAGCACAAATACATGATTGCTCCTTCCTTTACTGCTCTTGATGCCGTTTCTCAGGTAGTAAAAGGAAGCAATGTTTTGCTTGGTGCGCAGAATATGAGCACCGATGAGCAAGGCGCTCATACCGGAGAAGTGTCCGTATTGCAGCTCAAGGATCTCGGTGTACAGGTTGTTATTCTCGGCCATTCGGAACGGCGTCATATTTACGGGGAAACCGATGCAATGATCAACAAAAAGGTGCGGCTTGCATTGCGGCACGGGCTTGAAGTGATTCTTTGTGTCGGCGAATTGCTGGAAGAACGCGAGGCAGGTCAGGCGGAAACTGTCTGCGCAACTCAAACCGAAAAAGGATTGGAAGGCGTAACCGCACAAGAACTGGCACGGGTTACTATTGCGTATGAGCCGGTCTGGGCAATCGGTACCGGAAAAACGGCAACTCCAGAAGATGCCGATGCGATTCATGCGCATATCAGATCCGTCATTGCGAAGTTATACGGAAAAGCTGCTGCCGATGCAATGGTCATTCAGTACGGCGGTTCGATGAAAGCCGAAAATGCCAAAACATTACTTGCTAAAGAAAATATCGACGGTGGCTTAATCGGCGGCGCCGCACTTAAAGCCGAAACCTTTGCTCCAATCGCTCTATGTGAATAA
- the rplI gene encoding 50S ribosomal protein L9, translating into MKVILNEDVKYLGEEGDIKDVAKGYARNYLFPRNLAVPCNSFTLAHFESRKEEIEQRKAVKRQNAAGLKEQLEALTLTIVMPAGPNGKLYGAVTNQTVSDELQKLGFEIERKRIELPGLTFKSVGHYSATLKLYEAAVAVLPIVVEAQPEAEKAVEAKPEKRSRRRQEETETKPEVAEGVQTEATQEEAKAEEPAETQE; encoded by the coding sequence ATGAAAGTAATTTTAAATGAAGATGTCAAATACCTCGGAGAAGAGGGCGATATTAAGGACGTTGCCAAAGGATATGCTCGTAACTATCTGTTTCCGCGGAATTTAGCGGTTCCCTGCAATTCCTTTACCCTTGCCCATTTTGAAAGCCGTAAAGAAGAAATAGAGCAGCGGAAAGCTGTTAAGCGGCAAAATGCTGCCGGTTTAAAAGAGCAGCTTGAAGCGTTGACACTGACAATCGTAATGCCTGCAGGCCCCAACGGGAAGCTGTACGGTGCGGTTACCAACCAAACAGTTTCAGACGAGTTGCAGAAACTCGGATTTGAAATCGAACGGAAGCGCATTGAACTGCCCGGTCTTACCTTTAAAAGCGTGGGACATTATAGCGCAACCCTCAAACTATATGAAGCGGCCGTTGCAGTTCTCCCCATCGTGGTAGAAGCTCAGCCTGAAGCTGAAAAAGCAGTCGAAGCGAAACCGGAGAAGCGCTCACGCCGCCGTCAGGAAGAAACCGAAACGAAGCCGGAAGTAGCGGAAGGCGTTCAAACTGAAGCTACCCAAGAAGAAGCAAAAGCAGAAGAGCCTGCCGAAACGCAAGAATAA
- a CDS encoding AEC family transporter, with amino-acid sequence MESFFVAFNAVMPVVLLVVFGYFLKQQGYFSKETIAQLNKLCFDLLLPIVTFNNIRKTNLNEVFDLRFVLYAAGSIVAAIFLLVFIVPLFEKDKKKQGVMIQGTFRSNFVMLGIPLSSYIAGENSAVLASMLIMIIIPIFNAAAVVLLSIYGGCAVNKKKLIIDVLKNHMVIASIVGIMMSLLHPPIPHFLDKSLMDIGKVGSIFPIIVLGAMLDFSKVSANFKNLLITVAGKLIGMPLIFITLAVYLGFRANEIVALIALYGSPTAVISAVMAEQLGCDYELAAQVVIFSTVLSCITIFGIVFILSFLKVI; translated from the coding sequence ATGGAAAGTTTCTTTGTAGCATTTAATGCAGTTATGCCGGTCGTTCTCTTAGTTGTTTTCGGCTATTTTCTTAAACAACAAGGGTATTTTAGCAAAGAAACGATAGCCCAATTAAATAAGTTATGCTTTGACTTACTCTTACCGATCGTAACCTTTAATAATATCAGAAAGACAAATTTAAATGAAGTTTTCGATTTGAGGTTTGTTCTGTATGCCGCAGGAAGTATTGTAGCTGCTATCTTCTTGCTTGTTTTCATCGTACCGCTTTTTGAAAAAGATAAAAAAAAGCAAGGTGTTATGATACAGGGAACATTCAGAAGTAATTTTGTGATGCTTGGGATTCCGCTTTCTTCCTATATTGCAGGAGAAAACAGCGCAGTGTTGGCATCAATGCTTATTATGATTATTATTCCTATTTTTAATGCTGCAGCCGTTGTTCTGCTCTCAATTTATGGTGGCTGTGCTGTCAACAAAAAGAAGTTGATAATAGATGTATTAAAAAATCACATGGTGATTGCCTCTATTGTAGGGATTATGATGTCCTTGCTGCACCCTCCTATTCCGCATTTTTTAGATAAGTCGTTGATGGATATCGGTAAAGTAGGCAGTATATTCCCCATTATCGTACTGGGTGCAATGCTTGATTTTTCAAAAGTTTCGGCAAATTTTAAAAATCTGTTGATTACCGTTGCAGGCAAGCTCATCGGTATGCCATTGATCTTTATTACGCTAGCTGTTTATCTCGGATTTCGCGCCAATGAGATTGTGGCGCTCATCGCTCTGTACGGTTCTCCTACGGCTGTTATTTCAGCAGTTATGGCTGAACAACTCGGTTGCGATTATGAACTTGCTGCTCAAGTCGTTATTTTCTCAACGGTACTGTCGTGTATAACTATTTTTGGGATTGTCTTTATACTAAGCTTTTTGAAAGTAATATAA
- the rpsR gene encoding 30S ribosomal protein S18, whose amino-acid sequence MADEALNTTEVDTNTQENPREGGEERQGNKKGKMFFRKKVCRFCAQKAKIDYKDPDSLRRFITERGKILPRRITGTCAKHQRKLALEIKRARALALLPYVVD is encoded by the coding sequence ATGGCAGATGAAGCACTGAATACCACTGAAGTAGATACAAATACACAGGAAAATCCTCGTGAAGGAGGAGAAGAACGGCAAGGTAATAAAAAAGGAAAGATGTTTTTCCGTAAAAAAGTTTGCCGCTTCTGTGCACAAAAAGCAAAAATTGATTATAAGGATCCGGATTCTTTGCGGCGCTTTATTACCGAACGCGGAAAGATCTTACCGCGCCGTATTACCGGAACTTGCGCAAAACATCAGCGTAAGCTTGCGCTTGAAATTAAGCGTGCACGTGCACTTGCGTTACTCCCCTACGTTGTGGACTAA
- a CDS encoding methyl-accepting chemotaxis protein: MKIRTSVNLFLVTTLVIAVCGALAFSVMQARAYIENNFYKTVPFMLDASSSELQTNLTVGLALSQDLAEEPYLIDWFEAYEKDEKTGTHVIDKMLKLSKDEQFSTCFAASKLTGGYYVVDNNKQIKKDVLTEADDSWFFTMLKNPQTLFCSVDYNRTLNEINFWFDIKIFNSAGEAIGFAGMAVDLQKAVAKINKSLPSPQSWIGVIDNTDTISLCSNVDFTNKKINTVTGTLSDLTGYSNLQYYDDDLLGRVIIVKKQLSDLPYYTIMAVPVKDFIPPILSILGYSLLWTAVLLILMIIINQFMLSYLFGRFIKLHTIFDKVAEGDFTVQAAVHSDELGSIALSMNNAIEKIRASFSVITDTAKNMQSVSQTLSTRMLDSAAALNQITGNIENVKDRVMVQHTEVNETAAKIDAITQTMSSLDFHIDNQAKSISGSSLSIEEIIKNIQTLQERAEKNLQSIKTLEKTTHTGKETVAMVVEVTKVVTEQSEGLLDAITVIQNTASQTNLLAMNAAIEAAHAGEAGKGFAVVADEIRKLAEESGAQGTSITKVLEELKHKIESLNGAGPLVAEQFEKISAMMDFIYRQEDGMIRTMKEQMQGGEEVLNVINGMNTITSKVKTDSNEILSEATDISAGIRKLANLSEVITQSMAEMATGIAEVNNAMKEVNTIAINNQKNAASVTGEIGKFKV; encoded by the coding sequence ATGAAAATACGGACATCAGTTAATTTGTTTTTGGTAACGACGCTGGTTATTGCTGTTTGCGGAGCGTTAGCTTTTAGCGTTATGCAAGCGAGGGCGTACATTGAAAATAATTTTTACAAAACCGTACCGTTTATGCTGGATGCTTCGTCTTCCGAATTACAGACAAATCTTACGGTTGGCTTAGCGCTTTCACAAGATTTAGCGGAAGAGCCTTATTTGATAGATTGGTTTGAAGCGTATGAAAAAGATGAGAAAACCGGTACTCATGTTATCGATAAAATGCTAAAACTTAGTAAAGACGAGCAGTTTTCTACCTGTTTTGCTGCTTCGAAATTAACCGGTGGTTACTATGTTGTTGATAATAATAAACAGATAAAAAAAGATGTGCTTACCGAAGCCGATGATTCATGGTTTTTTACCATGCTGAAAAATCCGCAAACGTTATTTTGTAGTGTCGATTACAATAGAACACTCAATGAAATAAATTTTTGGTTTGATATAAAAATATTTAATTCGGCAGGAGAAGCAATCGGATTCGCCGGTATGGCGGTTGATTTGCAAAAAGCCGTTGCTAAAATAAATAAATCACTGCCCAGTCCGCAATCTTGGATCGGCGTTATCGATAATACCGATACAATATCGCTTTGTTCAAATGTTGACTTTACAAATAAAAAAATCAATACGGTAACAGGTACTCTTTCAGACTTAACGGGCTATAGCAATCTTCAATACTATGATGACGATTTGCTCGGTAGAGTTATTATTGTAAAAAAACAGCTCTCCGATTTGCCATATTATACTATCATGGCAGTTCCTGTAAAAGATTTTATACCGCCTATTCTTTCGATTTTAGGATATTCTCTTTTATGGACAGCTGTTCTATTGATACTTATGATCATAATTAATCAGTTTATGCTCAGCTATTTATTCGGACGGTTTATTAAGCTCCATACTATTTTTGATAAAGTTGCGGAAGGAGATTTTACCGTTCAAGCTGCAGTGCATTCTGATGAACTCGGTTCTATCGCATTATCGATGAATAATGCAATAGAAAAAATCCGCGCTTCTTTTTCGGTCATAACCGATACGGCAAAAAACATGCAGTCAGTTAGCCAGACATTGTCTACGCGGATGCTAGATTCTGCTGCAGCGCTTAATCAAATAACAGGAAATATTGAAAACGTGAAAGATAGAGTAATGGTGCAGCATACGGAAGTTAATGAAACCGCTGCAAAGATAGATGCTATTACTCAAACGATGTCAAGTCTTGATTTCCACATTGACAATCAAGCTAAAAGTATCTCAGGTTCATCCCTTTCAATCGAAGAAATCATAAAAAACATTCAGACTTTACAGGAACGGGCTGAAAAGAATCTTCAATCGATTAAAACCCTTGAAAAAACAACGCACACCGGTAAAGAGACCGTTGCTATGGTTGTTGAGGTTACAAAAGTAGTAACGGAGCAATCCGAGGGGCTTCTCGATGCTATTACGGTTATCCAAAATACGGCAAGTCAAACAAACCTTCTTGCGATGAATGCGGCAATTGAGGCAGCGCATGCCGGAGAAGCGGGAAAAGGGTTTGCAGTTGTCGCTGATGAAATACGGAAGTTGGCAGAGGAATCGGGTGCTCAAGGAACAAGTATTACAAAGGTCTTGGAAGAACTCAAACATAAAATCGAAAGTCTTAACGGTGCCGGCCCTCTGGTAGCGGAGCAGTTTGAAAAAATCAGTGCTATGATGGACTTTATCTATCGGCAAGAAGACGGCATGATCCGTACTATGAAGGAGCAAATGCAGGGTGGTGAAGAAGTTTTAAATGTAATTAATGGAATGAATACCATAACATCTAAAGTAAAAACAGATTCAAATGAAATACTATCCGAAGCGACCGATATTTCTGCCGGTATCAGAAAACTTGCCAATCTGTCGGAGGTTATTACACAAAGTATGGCGGAAATGGCGACCGGAATAGCGGAAGTCAACAACGCGATGAAAGAAGTAAATACTATCGCGATAAATAATCAGAAAAATGCAGCGAGCGTTACCGGAGAAATCGGAAAGTTCAAGGTGTAA
- the ssb gene encoding single-stranded DNA-binding protein: MADINHVILVGRLTRDAELKYTQGGAAVCKFSIAINRRRKNGEEWVEEANYFDIVLWGRQGEALNQYLVKGKQVAVEGELRQNRWEQDGQSRSKVEIIANNLQLLGGGSGSGQQMNTGNRETYQRSNAPSAYQARQNTPPSNDGYEADFDNANYDNIPF; encoded by the coding sequence ATGGCAGATATAAACCACGTCATACTTGTCGGTAGGCTTACCCGTGATGCAGAGTTAAAATATACCCAAGGAGGAGCTGCCGTATGCAAGTTTTCGATTGCAATTAACCGGCGGCGGAAAAACGGTGAAGAATGGGTTGAAGAAGCAAACTATTTCGACATCGTACTTTGGGGCAGACAGGGCGAAGCGCTTAATCAATACCTTGTAAAAGGAAAGCAGGTTGCTGTTGAAGGTGAACTTCGGCAAAACCGATGGGAACAAGATGGGCAATCCCGCAGTAAAGTAGAAATTATCGCGAATAATCTTCAGCTTTTAGGGGGCGGTTCCGGAAGCGGCCAGCAGATGAATACCGGCAACAGGGAAACATATCAGCGATCAAATGCACCTTCGGCATATCAGGCTCGGCAAAATACGCCGCCGTCGAATGACGGTTATGAAGCCGATTTTGATAACGCCAATTATGACAATATTCCATTTTAA
- the dnaB gene encoding replicative DNA helicase yields MSDMIKQMSSLKDKIPPNNTEAEQAVLGAILLDSDAIGTVLQYIRAESFYTIAHQKIFQAVVDLYNGGHRVDLLVISEHLRQEGLLDSVGGTAYIASLTDTVPSTANVAYYAKIVLDAAIRRSLLKVSHQIYADVFDQTVAYSSVLEQAQKNIFDLTDAGQSATFHTPKDLILEAIEIIEARAKHRDEFSGIPSGFEFLDSLTSGFQNSELIIIGARPSIGKTALALTIADYISVTKKIPVAFFSLEMSNMQLIHRLFSLESRVSSSKIRSGNLQTADFQKLQDAAGRLYDAPLYIVDMPNMKLLDLRAMARQLCLQEGVKIIFIDYLGLISSENNAIPRHERFAEISQSLKSLARELNIPVIALSQVGRDAEGTAPTLANLRESGAIEQDADVVMFLHREKRESPDTELIVAKQRNGPVATVNLEFISECTRFVSKTRNE; encoded by the coding sequence ATGTCGGATATGATAAAGCAGATGTCTTCATTAAAGGATAAAATACCGCCGAATAATACGGAGGCTGAGCAGGCCGTACTCGGAGCTATTTTACTTGATTCTGACGCCATCGGGACGGTTTTGCAGTATATCCGTGCAGAAAGTTTTTATACCATTGCCCACCAAAAAATCTTTCAAGCTGTTGTTGATCTTTATAACGGGGGACACAGGGTTGATCTTCTCGTTATCAGCGAACATCTGCGGCAAGAAGGGCTCCTCGATTCCGTAGGCGGCACAGCGTATATCGCTTCACTCACCGATACCGTCCCAAGCACTGCGAATGTTGCCTATTACGCAAAAATTGTCCTTGATGCGGCTATCCGACGATCGCTTCTAAAAGTTTCGCATCAGATTTATGCCGATGTCTTTGACCAAACCGTTGCATACTCTTCCGTATTGGAACAGGCGCAGAAAAATATCTTTGATTTAACCGATGCGGGGCAATCGGCGACCTTTCATACTCCAAAAGATCTTATCCTTGAAGCTATTGAGATTATCGAAGCACGAGCAAAGCATCGCGATGAGTTTTCCGGTATTCCTTCCGGCTTTGAATTTTTAGACAGCCTTACCAGCGGTTTTCAAAATTCTGAGCTTATTATCATCGGAGCACGCCCTTCAATCGGAAAAACGGCGCTAGCGCTCACCATTGCCGACTATATTTCAGTAACAAAAAAAATACCGGTGGCTTTCTTTTCACTTGAAATGTCCAATATGCAGCTAATACACCGTTTATTCTCTCTGGAATCGCGGGTGTCTTCTTCAAAAATCCGTTCGGGGAACTTACAGACTGCCGATTTTCAAAAACTTCAAGATGCAGCAGGCAGACTCTATGATGCACCGCTCTATATCGTTGATATGCCTAATATGAAGCTACTCGATTTGCGGGCGATGGCTCGGCAGCTCTGTTTGCAGGAAGGGGTAAAGATTATCTTTATCGATTACCTCGGCTTAATTTCTTCGGAAAATAATGCTATCCCACGCCATGAACGTTTTGCAGAGATTTCTCAATCGCTTAAAAGCCTCGCCCGCGAGCTCAACATTCCCGTCATAGCACTATCACAGGTAGGCCGCGATGCTGAAGGAACTGCACCGACACTTGCTAATTTGCGGGAATCAGGCGCAATCGAACAGGATGCTGATGTCGTCATGTTTTTACACCGAGAAAAACGCGAAAGCCCCGATACCGAGCTGATTGTTGCAAAACAGCGTAATGGTCCAGTCGCAACCGTTAATCTTGAGTTTATCAGCGAATGTACCCGTTTTGTTTCCAAAACGCGAAATGAATAA